A genomic segment from Mycosarcoma maydis chromosome 13, whole genome shotgun sequence encodes:
- a CDS encoding uncharacterized protein (related to ECM16 - putative DEAH-box RNA helicase) has protein sequence MKKPVKERYNAKARRSSIGGSSHKNKRSLRQRDADAYDSNSHLIVPGSQEDLRQKQAEQQRKQLLENSGQDASAPMSSKKRKRLDAYIASRLKKEQRVKIMAKLAQTSAEIDRTALKSAATLGTGRAKTMEERIDTAGQKSDRSAKRTRRTMQGAVMQIHEDDDDADLDEMHATNHFHQDEDDANCTPPEHMEDDGQDHGPVGEVEEDPERRARIVAAASLFDKSKPAGAAAASTSAISAASTSSSSAPGPATALASAYGSALAKDANGNPLMPVMRKRTKKPKTTRVNAATRLQQPPESDSSFDSSESEAESSSRPNSAVAVNDDLIGPAPRASLSRKNQEKRLAQTVDAKRKAKAVPSGPGWDQKDSDDEQVPPQIVPLGEQLDQDMDNDDVDDEQDDSDLGSEEPDTDEDEDAVFLEAMRRRGLLKNGATLLDGAHPSTSAPATQSKSKSETIAKAKEELKDGQGEASSGQAGSADHDHDSAETSDDEEESDDAEEDEDEEDDDEEDDEKEDTEEYRSRRRGIGTTKRSSGFKDWARAALGIGGSATNAPQPNSAQGFDAMDAEADDTAYNLEPVAGFKIKVGDIMPKDGVARGPLGRDQENIRERSAFAAQHYTELEAAKASHPDQSTKALASAPSVLTHVEVERSEQLSAARLRLPVVAEEDNIVRTIMENTVTVICGETGSGKTTQVPQFLYEAAFGSKGSLNPGMIGVTQPRRVAAVSMAQRVASELNLPADRVSHQIRYDATVSPNTAIKFMTDGVLLRELATDFLLTKYSVIMVDEAHERSINTDVLIGVLSRVVRLREKRWLERVQDARPLRLVIMSATLRVSDFTENTTLFASPPPVINIDARQHPVTVHFNRKTVQDYLTESVNKATKIHARLPPGGILIFLTGQQEITTVCKKLEQRFGSKAIEQKKRNRERVQGRSKYHRSQDNQQGDDAETQDASAPRVKMTARDGDVEAEEVDLGLDRDLAADVDDGAMADEADPDALDTDDEESDVRHDDDLPDELKDDSDVPMHILPLYSLLPTDKQMRIFEAPPIDTRLVVVATNVAETSLTIPNIRYVIDCGRSKERKYDLTSGVQSYEVSWISKASASQRAGRAGRTGPGHCYRLYSSAVYEDHFSQFSSPEILRTPVDGLVLSMKAMNIDNVANFPFPTPPDRVALKKAEQVLTHLGALQAPEVASVSLGKNKRKLNHAQVTELGRDMTLFPVSPRYAKMLAQGQQHGCLPYIVAMVAALSIGDPFIREQLIEEEYGDRRRTAEAQDDGKGDDYDRAFGKMDGDEDLDAELKNLTNSEMLDKERRKARRAKYFATMRKFEALGAGLSDTFRLLSVVGAYEYARGSVSFCDKNFLRPKAMEEIHKLRAQLCSLIASTFPDLAAALANPKLAPPNETQLKVIRQLIASAYIDQVAVRADLISNESVVASSMINPDERTNQMLFKLRTKGGGDRMQSTRGVPYKAMGVPGFAFIHPTSSFYHMTPPAWVVFSEVQRSNSRFAKTGIEEESAGTVWLKTLTRINPVWLTKLGRALCTFSRPTPVAGGGELDRFKANVQAAKAGEQAVRTVLVTPTYAVGSENDGMAGGLGWQLPAIKAEQRFVDGRWVLHLS, from the coding sequence ATGAAGAAGCCTGTGAAAGAGCGCTACAACGCTAAAGCGCGGCGATCGTCCATAGGAGGCTCTTCCCACAAAAATAAGCGCTCGCTACGTCAACGAGATGCTGACGCTTACGATTCAAACTCTCACCTCATCGTTCCAGGCAGCCAAGAAGATCTTCGCCAAAAGCAAGCAGAACAGCAGCGAAAACAGCTTCTAGAGAACTCTGGTCAAGATGCTTCCGCTCCAATGTCGtcaaagaagcgcaagcgccTCGATGCTTACATTGCCTCTCGTCTCAAAAAGGAACAACGTGTCAAAATCATGGCCAAACTTGCACAAACCTCGGCCGAGATCGATCGCACTGCTCTCaaatcagcagcaacactcGGAACaggaagagcaaagacCATGGAGGAGCGCATAGATACCGCCGGCCAAAAGTCGGATCGCAGCGCCAAACGTACAAGGAGGACCATGCAGGGCGCCGTTATGCAGATTcacgaggatgacgacgatgctgatctGGACGAAATGCACGCCACCAATCATTTCCATCaggatgaggacgacgcAAACTGTACGCCCCCAGAACACATGGAGGACGACGGCCAAGACCATGGACCTGTCGGCGAGGTCGAAGAGGATCCGGAGCGCAGAGCTAGAATCGTTGCTGCCGCTAGTCTGTTTGACAAGTCAAAGCCAgcaggtgctgctgctgcttccacctcaGCCATCTCAGCCGCGTCTACATCTTCCTCTTCAGCTCCAGGACCGGCAACCGCCCTTGCGTCTGCTTACGGTTCCGCTTTAGCAAAAGATGCCAACGGTAACCCGCTCATGCCGGTTATGCGCAAACGAACCAAGAAGCCCAAAACAACCCGAGTCAATGCCGCTACAAGGCTTCAGCAACCTCCCGAAAGCGACTCCAGCTTTGACAGCTCCGAGTCTGAGGCCGAATCCTCATCCAGACCCAATTCTGCCGTGGCTGTCAACGATGATCTCATCGGGCCCGCTCCTCGTGCGTCGCTCTCCAGAAAGAATCAAGAGAAACGATTGGCGCAGACTGTCGACGCCAAGCGAAAAGCCAAAGCTGTGCCATCTGGTCCCGGTTGGGATCAGAAAGACTCTGATGATGAACAAGTTCCTCCTCAGATAGTTccgctcggcgagcagctcgaccaagacaTGGACAATGACGAcgttgatgatgagcaagatgacTCGGATCTTGGCTCAGAAGAGCCCGACacggacgaggacgaagatgcCGTCTTTCTCGAAGCTATGCGTCGCCGAGGTCTGCTCAAAAACGGCGCTACTCTCCTCGACGGTGCGCACCCTTCCACCTCTGCACCAGCTACTCAGTCCAAATCAAAGTCAGAGACGATTGCCAAGGCTAAAGAAGAGCTAAAAGACGGCCAAGGCGAGGCCAGCAGCGGACAAGCTGGCTCAGCTGATCATGACCACGATTCGGCAGAGACttcggacgacgaagaggaatccgacgatgcagaagaagatgaagacgaagaagacgatgacgaagaagacgatgaaAAAGAGGACACAGAAGAATACCGATCTCGTCGAAGAGGTATCGGCACAACCAAGCGCAGCTCCGGCTTCAAGGATTGGGCTCGTGCCGCCCTGGGCATCGGTGGTTCGGCTACCAACGCCCCCCAGCCAAATTCCGCCCAAGGCTTCGATGCCATGGATGCCGAAGCAGACGACACAGCTTACAACCTCGAGCCCGTCGCAGGCTTCAAAATCAAAGTAGGCGACATCATGCCCAAAGACGGTGTCGCACGTGGCCCTCTCGGTCGCGACCAAGAAAACATTAGAGAGCGTTCTGCTTTCGCTGCTCAGCACTACACCGAGCTTGAGGCTGCAAAGGCTTCTCACCCGGACCAATCCACCAAAGCCTTGGCGTCGGCACCCTCGGTGCTTACTCatgtcgaggtggagcgcTCAGAACAGCTCTCTGCAGctcgtttgcgtttgccCGTTGTTGCCGAGGAAGACAACATTGTTCGCACCATCATGGAGAACACCGTCACTGTCATTTGTGGTGAGACGGGTTCCGGTAAGACCACACAGGTACCGCAGTTCCTCTACGAAGCTGCGTTCGGTTCCAAAGGCAGTCTCAACCCAGGCATGATCGGTGTTACTCAACCTCGACGAGTTGCCGCTGTCAGTATGGCTCAGCGAGTCGCCTCGGAACTCAATCTGCCTGCCGATCGCGTCTCACATCAAATCAGGTACGATGCTACTGTAAGCCCCAACACAGCCATCAAATTCATGACCGACGGTGTGTTGCTTCGAGAGCTCGCCACCGATTTCCTCCTCACCAAGTACAGCGTCATCAtggtcgacgaggcgcaCGAACGCAGTATCAACACCGATGTGCTTATCGGCGTGCTCAGTCGTGTCGTCCGCTTACGCGAGAAGCGTTGGCTCGAACGCgttcaagatgctcgaccCCTGCGCCTTGTCATCATGAGTGCTACACTGCGCGTGTCTGACTTTACCGAGAACACAACGCTGTTCGCTTCACCCCCACCCGTTATCAACATTGACGCACGCCAGCATCCCGTAACTGTTCATTTCAACCGCAAGACCGTGCAGGACTACCTCACAGAGTCGGTCAACAAGGCAACCAAGATTCACGCGAGGTTGCCACCCGGTGGTATCCTCATCTTTCTCACAGGTCAGCAGGAAATCACCACGGTGTGCAAaaagctcgagcagcggtTCGGAAGCaaggcgatcgagcagaAGAAAAGGAATCGCGAGCGCGTGCAGGGTCGATCCAAGTATCATCGTTCACAAGACAATCAGCAAGGCGATGATGCAGAGACGCAAGATGCATCGGCTCCGCGTGTCAAGATGACTGCACGCGATGGCGATGTTGAagcggaagaggtggatCTGGGACTGGACCGCGATCTTGCtgccgatgtcgacgacGGCGCCATGGCCGATGAGGCCGATCCGGACGCACTcgacaccgacgacgaagaaTCCGATGTCCGTCACGATGACGACCTTCccgacgagctcaaagaCGACAGCGACGTACCCATGCACATCCTGCCGCTCTACTCGCTTTTGCCGACAGACAAGCAGATGCGTATCTTCGAAGCTCCACCCATCGATACGCGTCTCGTAGTGGTCGCCACCAACGTGGCAGAGACGTCGCTCACCATCCCCAACATTCGCTACGTCATCGACTGTGGTCGATCCAAAGAACGCAAGTACGATCTCACTAGCGGTGTTCAATCGTACGAGGTGTCGTGGATCAGCAAAGCATCGGCTTCGCAGCGAGCAGGTCGTGCTGGCCGAACAGGCCCCGGCCATTGCTACCGACTTTACTCGTCGGCGGTCTACGAAGATCACTTCAGCCAATTCTCGAGCCCGGAGATTTTGCGCACGCCCGTCGACGGACTCGTCCTGTCGATGAAGGCCATGAACATTGACAATGTGGCCAACTTCCCGTTTCCGACGCCGCCGGATCGTGTTGCGCTCAAAAAGGCCGAACAAGTGCTCACCCACCTGGGTGCGCTACAGGCTCCCGAAGTGGCATCGGTGAGTCTGGGCAAGAACAAGCGCAAACTGAATCATGCTCAGGTCACCGAGCTGGGCCGCGATATGACGCTGTTCCCCGTCTCTCCAAGGTACGCCAAGATGCTGGCGCAGGGTCAGCAGCACGGATGCTTGCCATACATTGTTGCTATGGTAGCGGCACTCAGTATCGGCGACCCTTTCATTCGCGAGCAATTGATCGAGGAAGAGTATGGTGATCGTCGACGCACCGCAGAAGCCCAAGACGACGGCAAGGGGGACGACTACGATCGAGCCTTCGGCAAGATGGACGGCGACGAAGACCTGGATGCCGAACTGAAGAATCTCACCAACAGCGAAatgctcgacaaggagaGGCGCAAAGCGCGACGCGCCAAGTACTTTGCCACGATGCGCAAATTTGAGGCGCTGGGAGCAGGCTTGTCCGATACGTTCCGGCTGCTCAGCGTGGTAGGAGCGTACGAATACGCCCGAGGCAGTGTTTCCTTCTGCGACAAAAACTTTCTACGCCCCAAAGCGATGGAAGAGATCCACAAATTGCGGGCACAGCTGTGTAGCCTGATCGCATCCACTTTCCCGGATCTCgccgctgcgctcgccaatCCCAAGTTGGCGCCGCCCAACGAAACACAGCTCAAGGTGATCCGCCAACTCATCGCGTCGGCCTATATCGATCAGGTGGCGGTTCGTGCTGATCTAATTTCCAACGAAAGCGTCgtcgcaagctcgatgATCAACCCAGACGAACGAACGAATCAAATGCTCTTCAAGTTGCGTACCAAGGGCGGAGGCGATCGAATGCAGTCGACTCGCGGAGTACCTTACAAAGCCATGGGCGTACCTGGATTCGCGTTTATCCATCCTACGTCGTCGTTCTACCACATGACGCCTCCGGCTTGGGTGGTGTTCTCCGAGGTACAACGTAGCAACTCGAGATTTGCCAAGACGGGAATCGAGGAGGAGAGCGCCGGCACGGTGTGGCTGAAAACGCTCACGAGAATCAACCCTGTGTGGCTTACAAAGCTGGGTCGGGCATTGTGTACGTTTAGCAGACCGACGCCGGTGGCAGGCGGAGGAGAGCTGGATCGGTTCAAGGCCAACGTTCAGGCGGCGAAGGCGGGAGAGCAGGCGGTGCGAACTGTGCTAGTGACGCCGACGTACGCAGTTGGGAGTGAAAACGATGGCATGGCAGGTGGCTTAGGTTGGCAGTTGCCAGCAATCAAGGCGGAGCAGAGGTTCGTGGATGGTCGATGGGTTCTACATCTTTCATAA